The following proteins are co-located in the Pseudomonas fluorescens genome:
- a CDS encoding AI-2E family transporter: MNQTNLQFKTLLLLLALVTIAFIWILLPFYGAVFWAVILGIIFAPMQRRLQLRFGWNRNLTSLATLTVCLLIAILPVIITSVLLVQEGATLYNNIESGKLDVAGYIEQFKNVLPPYFQHLLDRFGMGNLEGLREKIVKSAMQGSQFFATQAFSFGQGTFDFLVSFFIMLYLLFFLLRDGPELVRKVRTAVPLAEPQKRRLQLKFNRVVRATVKGNVLVAVTQGALGGLIFWFLDIPSALLWAVLMAFLSLLPAVGAGIVWAPVAAYFLLSGSIWQGVVLGLFGVFVIGLVDNVLRPILVGKDTKMPDYLILISTLGGLSVFGLNGFVIGPLVAALFMSSWALFVESKPRVKLPLP; encoded by the coding sequence ATGAACCAAACGAACCTGCAATTCAAAACCCTGCTGTTGTTGCTGGCCCTGGTGACCATCGCCTTTATCTGGATATTGCTGCCGTTCTACGGCGCGGTGTTCTGGGCGGTGATCCTCGGCATTATCTTTGCCCCGATGCAGCGGCGCCTGCAGCTGCGGTTTGGCTGGAACCGCAACCTGACATCCCTGGCCACCCTGACGGTGTGCCTGCTGATTGCCATTTTGCCGGTGATCATTACCAGCGTGCTGCTGGTGCAAGAGGGCGCGACCCTCTATAACAATATCGAGAGCGGAAAGCTGGATGTGGCGGGGTATATCGAGCAGTTCAAAAACGTGCTGCCGCCGTACTTCCAGCACCTGCTTGACCGCTTCGGCATGGGCAACCTGGAAGGCCTGCGGGAAAAAATCGTCAAGAGTGCAATGCAAGGCAGCCAGTTCTTTGCAACCCAGGCATTCAGCTTCGGCCAGGGTACGTTTGATTTCCTGGTGAGCTTTTTCATCATGCTGTATCTGCTGTTTTTCCTGCTGCGCGACGGCCCGGAACTGGTGCGCAAGGTCCGTACGGCGGTGCCGCTGGCCGAGCCGCAAAAGCGTCGGTTGCAGCTCAAGTTCAACCGGGTGGTACGCGCGACGGTCAAGGGCAACGTGCTGGTGGCGGTGACCCAAGGTGCGCTGGGAGGGTTGATCTTCTGGTTTCTGGACATTCCCAGTGCGTTGCTCTGGGCGGTGCTGATGGCGTTTCTTTCGCTGTTGCCGGCGGTCGGCGCAGGAATAGTATGGGCGCCGGTGGCTGCCTACTTCCTCTTGAGCGGGTCGATCTGGCAGGGCGTGGTGCTGGGACTGTTCGGCGTGTTCGTGATTGGCTTGGTGGACAATGTGCTGCGCCCGATCCTGGTAGGTAAGGACACCAAGATGCCGGATTACCTGATTTTGATCTCGACCTTGGGCGGCCTGTCGGTGTTCGGCCTGAACGGGTTTGTGATCGGCCCGCTGGTAGCGGCGCTGTTTATGTCCAGTTGGGCGTTGTTCGTGGAAAGCAAACCACGGGTCAAACTGCCGTTGCCCTAG
- a CDS encoding shikimate 5-dehydrogenase, giving the protein MQIHPNKDTQLCMSLSARPGNFGLRFHNHLYEQLGLNFYYKAFSSQDLPGAIGGIRALGIRGCGVSMPFKEASIALVDELDESVKAITSLNTIVNTNGHLKAYNTDYIAIEQLLKKHAVPKDSSFALRGSGGMAKAVASALRDGGYANGVIVARNEAAGRALAQGLGYEWQAQLGDLRPQMLVNVTPIGMTGGAEADQLAFEADAVDAADTVFDVVAIPAETPLIVRGRAQGKRVITGLEVIAIQALEQFVLYTGVRPTQAQFEQAVAFARA; this is encoded by the coding sequence ATGCAGATACACCCCAACAAGGACACCCAACTGTGCATGTCATTGTCGGCGCGGCCTGGGAATTTTGGCTTGCGTTTCCATAACCATCTGTACGAACAGCTGGGTTTGAATTTTTATTATAAAGCGTTCAGTAGCCAGGATTTGCCCGGTGCGATCGGTGGTATTCGGGCGCTGGGCATTCGTGGTTGCGGTGTGTCCATGCCCTTCAAGGAGGCCAGTATCGCCTTGGTCGACGAGCTGGACGAGTCGGTCAAGGCCATCACCTCCCTTAACACCATCGTCAACACCAACGGCCATCTCAAGGCCTACAACACTGACTATATTGCTATCGAACAACTGCTGAAAAAGCACGCGGTGCCAAAAGACTCGAGCTTTGCCCTGCGTGGCAGCGGCGGCATGGCCAAGGCCGTGGCCAGTGCCTTGCGCGACGGTGGTTATGCCAACGGCGTGATTGTCGCGCGCAATGAGGCGGCAGGCCGGGCGTTGGCACAAGGTCTGGGGTATGAGTGGCAAGCGCAATTGGGTGATTTGCGCCCGCAGATGTTGGTCAACGTGACGCCGATTGGCATGACCGGCGGGGCGGAAGCCGACCAGTTAGCCTTTGAGGCTGACGCTGTGGATGCTGCTGACACCGTCTTTGATGTGGTGGCGATCCCGGCCGAAACACCGCTGATTGTGCGTGGCCGCGCCCAGGGTAAGCGGGTGATTACCGGGCTGGAAGTGATCGCGATTCAGGCGTTGGAGCAGTTTGTGCTGTACACCGGCGTGCGGCCGACGCAGGCGCAGTTTGAACAAGCCGTGGCGTTTGCCCGAGCCTAG
- a CDS encoding YceH family protein translates to MTAEHATDTPEPRLNSTEIRILGCLIEKQATNPETYPLTLNALVLACNQKTSREPVTNLSQGQVGQSLRALEGQGFTRLVMGSRADRWEHRVDKALELVPAQVILIGLLFLRGPQTVNELLTRSGRMHDFEDAEQVVHQLERLIARGLALLVPRQAGQREDRYTHALGDPADIEVILSARGHAVERSAGAVSSDRIEELEARIAALEERLTQLEQA, encoded by the coding sequence ATGACCGCCGAGCACGCTACCGACACCCCAGAACCACGCCTGAACAGCACGGAAATCCGCATCCTGGGCTGCCTGATCGAAAAACAGGCGACCAACCCGGAAACCTACCCCCTGACCCTGAATGCATTGGTGCTGGCCTGCAACCAGAAAACCAGCCGCGAGCCGGTGACGAACCTCAGCCAGGGCCAAGTCGGGCAAAGCCTGCGCGCGCTGGAAGGCCAAGGTTTCACGCGCCTGGTCATGGGCAGCCGGGCCGACCGCTGGGAGCATCGCGTCGACAAGGCACTGGAGTTGGTGCCGGCCCAGGTGATACTGATCGGGCTGCTGTTTCTGCGCGGGCCGCAGACGGTCAATGAACTGCTGACCCGCAGCGGGCGCATGCATGATTTTGAAGATGCCGAGCAGGTGGTGCACCAGCTGGAGCGCCTGATTGCGCGTGGGCTGGCGCTATTGGTGCCGCGTCAGGCAGGGCAACGGGAAGATCGTTACACCCATGCGCTGGGCGATCCGGCGGATATTGAGGTGATTCTGTCGGCGCGGGGTCATGCGGTGGAGCGCTCGGCCGGTGCCGTCTCTTCGGATCGTATCGAAGAACTTGAAGCCCGAATTGCCGCATTGGAAGAGCGCCTCACGCAGCTGGAACAGGCTTAA